The Jiangella sp. DSM 45060 genome contains the following window.
GCGCGCACACCGTCGGCGGCGTCGTCTTCCGGATCCCCGACCTCATGGTCGCGATCAAGGAGCTCGACAACGTCGTGGCGTTCGACGTCCAGACGCGCATGCGGCTGGAGGCGCGGACGATCACCGAGCGGGCCACCCGCTGGCTCACCGTCAACCGCCGGCCACCCATCGACATCGCCTGGCAGATCGGGTTCTTCGAAGAGCCCATCGCCCGGCTGCTGGTGGCGCTGCCCGAGGTGCTGTCCGGCCGCGAGCTGGACCTCTACCACGAGCGGCTGGAGGCGCTGGCCGCCGACGGCGTGCCGGAGCCGCTGGCCAACCGGGTCGCGGTGCTGCCGCCGGCCTACGCCGGGCTCGGGATGGTCGAGAACTCGCTGGCCACCGGCACCGACCTGCTCGAGGTGGCGCGGGTGCACTTCACCCTCGGCGCGTTCCTCGAACTGGGCCGGCTGCTGGAGCGGATCATCTCGCTGCCGCGGCGCGACCGCTGGCAGACGATGGCCCGCGCCGCCCTGCGCGACGACCTCCACGCCGTCCAGGCGGCGCTGACGGCGCAGGTCATCCAGCACACGCACGAGGAGGCGGCGCCGCAGGACCGGGTCGAGGCGTGGGCGGCGCAGGACGACGTCGTCGTCGCCCGCACCCAGGGCATGCTGCGCGAGATCGTCGAGGGCGACAGCTTCGACCTCGCCCGCCTGTCGGTCGGCCTGCGCGCCGTCCGCGGCCTGCTCCGCCCCGACGCGACGTAGCGCACCGCCTGAACAGTGCGGGCGGCGCTCCGTTCAGGCGTGCCTCGGCGCCCCCCGCGTCTCGCCCCTTTGCAATGAGCACCGATACGCATCACCCAGCCGGCGATGCGTATCGGTGCTCATTGCAAGCGGTGCGGGACGGGCGATGGCTGGCGGTCTGCTGGTGTCAGGGCACCAGCAGACCGCCAGCCATGAGGGCCGCGGTGCCGTGTCAGCGAGTGGGAACGAGCTCCGGTGCGCCGGCGCCGCGGCCGTCCGTCTCGGCGGCCGCGTCCACCTCCGCGTCGGGCAGGTAGAGCTCGGGCCGGCCCTCGACGTGCAGCTGGGGCAGCCGGCGCTCCAGCCAGGACGGCAGCCACCAGTTGGCCCGTCCGAGCAGGTGCATGACGGCGGGGACCAGCAGCATCCGCACGACGGTGGCGTCGACGAGGATCGCCGCGGCCATGCCGACGCCGATGACCTTGAGGAACACCTCCGGGCTCGGGATGAACGCCGCGAACACCGCCACCATGATCGCCGCCGCGGCGGTGATGACCCGTCCCGTGCCGGCCAGCCCTTCGACGATGGCGCGGGCGTTGTCGCCGGTCCGCGTCCACGCCTCGCGCATTCGGCTGATCAGGAACACCTCGTAGTCCATCGACAACCCGAACAGCACCGCGAAGACCAGCACCGGGATGAACGCCGGCATCGGCGTCTCGGTGTCGATGCCGATCAGCTGCCCGGCCCAGCCGCCCTCCAGGACCAGCGCGACCACGCCGTACGCGGCGGCGACGGAGAGCAGGTTCATCAGCGCGGCCGTGATCGGGATGACGATGCTGCGGAACGACACCAGCAGCAGGACCATCGACAGCAGCACCACGCCGCCGATCAGCAGCGGCAGCCGCTCGGCCGTGTTCTCCGTCGAGTCGATCGACGTCGCCGTGACGCCGCCGACGTGCACCTCGACGCCGGCGCCCGGCAACACGTCGTCGCGCAAGGTGTGGACGAGGTCCTCCGTCGCGGCGTCCTGTGGACCGGTCGCCGGGAGGACGGTGAGCAGCGCGGCGTCGCCGGCCTCGTTGACGGCGGGCGGCATGACGGCGGCGACGCCCGGGGTCGCGGTGACGGCCTCGGCGAGCGCCGGCAGCGCGGCCTCGTCGCCCGGGCCGTCCAGGTCCGCGACCAGCAACAGCGGTCCGTTGGCGCCCGCGCCGAAGCCGTCGGACAGCAGGTCGTACGCCTGCCGCGACGAGCGGTCCTCCTCGTTGTTGCCCGCGTCGGGGAAGCCGAAGCGGACGCCGAGGAACGGCGCCGCGAGCGCCAGCAGCAGGCCGACGCCGACGACCGTCGCGATGATGCTGTGCCGGTCGACCAGCCGGCCCCAGCGCAGCCACATCCGCGACGGCTCGACGTGCCCGCCCGCGGCCAGTTGCGCCGTCGTCCGTCGCCGGCGGCCCAGCGGGAGGCGGAGGCGGTCGACCCAGCCGCCGAAGAAGCCGAGCAGCGCCGGGAACAGCGTCGCGGCCGCGGCCATGACGACGAGGACGGCGACGATCGTGACCAGCGCCGCGCCCTGCATGAACGAGAGGCCCATCGCGAACAGGCCGAACATGCTGACCATGACGGTGCTGCCGGCGACCATGACGGCCCGCCCGGCGGTGTCGAGCGTCGCGACGGTGGCCGGTTCCGGGTCGAGGCCGGCGGCGCGCCATTCGCGGAACCGCGTCACCATGAGCAGCACGTAGTCGATGCCGAGCGCGATGCCCATCATCGTCGCCAGCGCCGTCGACCAGTCCGGCACGTCCACCAGCGCCGCGACGACACCGGTGAGCGCGCCGCTGAGTGCCAGCCCGGCGACCGCGACGATGAGCGGGAGCCCGGCCGCGACGACCGAGCCGAACGTGATGAGCAGGATCACCGCGGCGGCGGCCATGCCGATGGCCTCGGAGCCGATCTCGCCCTGCTCCGCCAGCGCGACGGTCTGCCCGCCGAGCGCGATCTCCAGCCCCGGCCGTTCGGCCGCGGCAGCCATGGCCAGGATCTCTTCGGTCTCCTCGACCGGCATGTCGTCCGGCAGCACGACGTCCAGATTCACCGTCGCGACGAGGATGTCGCCGTTCTGCGAGATGCCGCCAGGTGTCGTGTACGGGTCATCGACGGCGACCACGTGCGGCTGCGCCCGCAACTCGTCGAGCAACGCGGTGACGTCGGCCTGCACCTCGGGGTCGGTGACCCCCGTCTCGTCCGTCCTCACCACCACGTCGATGGTGTCGCCGGACTGCGCCGGGAAGCGCTGCTCCAGCAGGTCCTGGGCTTCGCGGGAGTCCGAGCCGGGCGCCGAGTAGTCGGCGGTGAAGTCGCCGGCGAACGCGGCGGACAGCCCGAACGCGGCCGCGATGGCCACCACCCACGCCACGA
Protein-coding sequences here:
- a CDS encoding MMPL family transporter — translated: MNKPTTTDDGDRPTTPPGAGATDRPTPPDPTSAADRLAATTATDAAADATAATNDGHIASADRLGPADRLGPSDHTGSTGHPDVDRRDSAGRSDSTDHLDSTVRHNSAQATGADPLEAGTLANGSRNADRPTTAGWRTDDAQTGERGESNGNGRTRGDSDHDHNGGNRDRNDLAGNGSNVGRSGNGGPSSAGRESNGNGRGGAPTDTPAAPPRPGVLGRLAGASYRRRGRVVVAWVVAIAAAFGLSAAFAGDFTADYSAPGSDSREAQDLLEQRFPAQSGDTIDVVVRTDETGVTDPEVQADVTALLDELRAQPHVVAVDDPYTTPGGISQNGDILVATVNLDVVLPDDMPVEETEEILAMAAAAERPGLEIALGGQTVALAEQGEIGSEAIGMAAAAVILLITFGSVVAAGLPLIVAVAGLALSGALTGVVAALVDVPDWSTALATMMGIALGIDYVLLMVTRFREWRAAGLDPEPATVATLDTAGRAVMVAGSTVMVSMFGLFAMGLSFMQGAALVTIVAVLVVMAAAATLFPALLGFFGGWVDRLRLPLGRRRRTTAQLAAGGHVEPSRMWLRWGRLVDRHSIIATVVGVGLLLALAAPFLGVRFGFPDAGNNEEDRSSRQAYDLLSDGFGAGANGPLLLVADLDGPGDEAALPALAEAVTATPGVAAVMPPAVNEAGDAALLTVLPATGPQDAATEDLVHTLRDDVLPGAGVEVHVGGVTATSIDSTENTAERLPLLIGGVVLLSMVLLLVSFRSIVIPITAALMNLLSVAAAYGVVALVLEGGWAGQLIGIDTETPMPAFIPVLVFAVLFGLSMDYEVFLISRMREAWTRTGDNARAIVEGLAGTGRVITAAAAIMVAVFAAFIPSPEVFLKVIGVGMAAAILVDATVVRMLLVPAVMHLLGRANWWLPSWLERRLPQLHVEGRPELYLPDAEVDAAAETDGRGAGAPELVPTR